A genome region from Rhodanobacter thiooxydans includes the following:
- a CDS encoding PepSY domain-containing protein, translating to MSVSRIFSMKLAFWARRAHRWIALIVGVQALLWTLSGLYMTAISIDLIHGDHLAHVAAEPLREPAVQVDAGTLSERYPHSTGFKLKQLMGQAVYELRQGGKTVLVDASTGAELPALGEQQVRQLASSLYRGDGAIQSVHLLEKVPSEVAKRPVPMWQANFSDRGHTTLYLSATTGELLARRHDFWRLYDFLWMFHIMDYETRSNVNNGLMRVAASIGLLFALSGIWLLVHSFRKRKATT from the coding sequence TTGTCCGTCAGCAGGATATTTTCGATGAAACTCGCATTTTGGGCGCGGCGCGCCCATCGCTGGATCGCCCTGATCGTGGGCGTGCAGGCACTCCTCTGGACGCTGAGCGGTCTTTACATGACCGCCATCTCGATCGACCTCATCCATGGCGACCACCTGGCGCACGTCGCGGCCGAGCCGCTTCGCGAGCCGGCCGTGCAGGTCGACGCCGGCACGTTGAGCGAGCGTTATCCGCACTCGACGGGTTTCAAGCTCAAGCAGTTGATGGGGCAGGCGGTATACGAGCTGCGCCAGGGCGGGAAAACCGTCCTGGTCGATGCCTCGACCGGCGCCGAGTTGCCCGCGCTGGGCGAGCAGCAGGTGCGACAGTTGGCCTCGTCGCTCTACCGCGGCGATGGCGCCATTCAATCCGTGCATCTGCTGGAGAAGGTGCCGAGCGAGGTGGCCAAGCGGCCGGTACCCATGTGGCAAGCCAATTTCTCGGATCGCGGCCACACGACGCTGTACCTGTCCGCGACGACGGGCGAATTGCTGGCGCGGCGGCACGACTTCTGGCGCCTGTACGATTTTCTCTGGATGTTCCACATCATGGACTACGAGACGCGTTCGAACGTGAACAACGGTCTGATGCGGGTAGCGGCTTCCATCGGACTGCTTTTTGCGCTCAGCGGGATCTGGCTGCTGGTGCACAGTTTCCGCAAGAGGAAGGCGACGACATGA
- a CDS encoding 2Fe-2S iron-sulfur cluster-binding protein → MKPWIRKLHKWIGLIVAAQFVVWTGSGLIMSLLDHDAVEGRTHRAQAREIPDWPTGMLAPQRVLADAGRSVQTLETMWLADRPVYRLAEKAEAWLVDAHTGHSVTVDATIAAIIAARDYVGDGRPEAPEFLPKANFETRGYQGPVWRVAFGDSADTTIYLSARDGHILERRNATWRLFDTVMMLHFMDYTGQQNFNNPLVVLAASGGLWMALSGLWLLVASFRLSEFVPLRWRRKRSLAVYAPDGTKLCLVDSREGDSVFLALGRSGLHLPSNCGGGQSCGLCAVRLRGNAPPSTSSDREHLSASSLKLGYRLACNVPVHADLELEVPGGAELWNEQTAIVESITAVTPFLREIRLLPSSPIRRGFQPGSYLQVHVPDYALPRQHISHPEEHRDEWGALNLPPVLVSKEPVRRSYSLSLPVEKAGWHLTLLARFSVGSPGSKHRFVGKGSAYLYSLKPGDAIRFSGPFGDFALRPGDREKIFIGGGAGMAPLRAMIHSRLDQGGQERIHFWYGARHRGEAPYIDEMAELASRHSNFTWHLVLSETAGHGAMSIEGLVHEATHQGLLRDHPDLQSCEFYLCGPPGMLSATIKLLRSLGVDDERIAFDDFKI, encoded by the coding sequence ATGAAGCCGTGGATCCGCAAACTGCATAAATGGATCGGCCTGATCGTCGCGGCGCAATTCGTGGTCTGGACGGGAAGCGGCCTGATCATGAGCCTGCTCGATCATGACGCCGTCGAAGGCCGGACCCATCGCGCCCAGGCGCGTGAAATACCGGATTGGCCCACCGGCATGCTTGCACCGCAACGCGTGTTGGCGGATGCAGGGCGTTCGGTACAGACGCTGGAAACCATGTGGCTGGCGGATCGCCCGGTCTACCGGCTTGCCGAAAAGGCCGAGGCGTGGCTGGTGGACGCGCACACCGGGCACAGCGTGACCGTGGATGCCACGATCGCGGCGATCATCGCCGCCCGCGACTATGTCGGCGACGGTCGACCGGAGGCACCGGAGTTCCTGCCGAAGGCCAATTTCGAGACCCGCGGTTACCAGGGCCCGGTCTGGCGCGTGGCGTTCGGCGACAGCGCCGATACGACGATCTACCTGTCGGCCCGCGATGGCCATATCCTCGAGCGCCGCAACGCGACCTGGCGGCTGTTCGATACGGTCATGATGCTGCACTTCATGGATTACACGGGGCAGCAGAACTTCAACAATCCATTGGTGGTCCTGGCGGCTTCGGGGGGACTATGGATGGCGCTGTCGGGACTGTGGCTGCTCGTTGCAAGTTTCCGCCTGAGTGAATTCGTCCCGCTTCGCTGGCGCCGGAAACGGAGCCTGGCGGTCTACGCGCCGGACGGGACGAAGCTCTGCCTGGTGGATTCGCGCGAAGGCGACAGCGTGTTTCTGGCGCTGGGGCGAAGCGGCCTGCACCTGCCGTCCAATTGCGGTGGCGGGCAGAGCTGCGGGTTGTGCGCGGTCCGTTTGCGTGGCAACGCGCCACCCTCGACGAGTTCCGATCGCGAGCATCTCAGCGCCAGCAGCCTGAAGCTGGGTTATCGATTGGCCTGCAACGTTCCGGTGCACGCCGATCTCGAGCTGGAGGTGCCCGGTGGTGCCGAGCTGTGGAACGAGCAGACGGCGATCGTCGAGAGCATCACCGCGGTGACTCCGTTCCTGCGCGAGATAAGGCTCTTGCCGTCGTCGCCCATCAGGCGGGGGTTTCAGCCGGGTTCGTATCTCCAGGTTCACGTTCCCGACTACGCGCTGCCGCGCCAGCATATTTCACACCCGGAAGAACATCGTGACGAATGGGGCGCGCTGAACCTGCCGCCGGTGCTGGTCAGCAAGGAGCCGGTCCGGCGTTCGTATTCGCTGTCGCTGCCGGTGGAGAAGGCCGGGTGGCATCTCACCTTGCTGGCCCGTTTCAGCGTGGGAAGCCCGGGCAGCAAACACCGGTTCGTGGGCAAGGGTTCGGCCTACCTGTATTCGCTCAAGCCGGGCGACGCGATCCGCTTCAGCGGGCCGTTCGGCGACTTCGCCCTGCGTCCGGGCGATCGCGAAAAGATCTTTATCGGCGGCGGTGCAGGCATGGCTCCATTGCGGGCGATGATCCACTCCCGGCTCGACCAGGGCGGGCAAGAGCGAATCCATTTCTGGTATGGAGCCCGTCATCGCGGGGAGGCGCCCTACATCGACGAGATGGCCGAACTGGCATCGCGTCATTCCAACTTCACCTGGCATCTCGTGTTGTCGGAAACGGCCGGACATGGCGCCATGTCGATCGAAGGTCTGGTACACGAGGCCACCCACCAGGGTTTGCTGCGCGATCATCCTGACTTGCAGTCCTGCGAGTTTTACCTGTGCGGCCCTCCAGGCATGTTGTCGGCCACCATCAAGCTGCTGCGAAGCCTGGGTGTCGATGACGAGCGCATAGCCTTCGACGACTTCAAGATATGA
- a CDS encoding TolC family protein: MFSLRCLCLLLLAGGFGAPAVAGEALSLPQAVARALAHNPAIRAGDRTVVAAERQADLAGLAPPWVVGAEVENVAGSGSLAGVGAAETTLRLGRVLERGGKRDARVAAGAIDIERSRNALEQVRLELATEAARRFVEVLADQARTTLAAQDLALAHELTATVRRWVQAGRSPESDLDLMQIAEARADIEVEHASHELASARVSLAALWHAAEPDFDAVAGNLFELPAVPSYAALISRLPDNPALRGLALDAHAARARERVAAASAKPDVTWHVGVRRLSTFNDTALIAGVSLPLGSAGRSALSVAQSEAETEAADARAQAQQMDVRQRLFSAYQEMVHARTAFEAHRDRMIPKAEAALALTRKGFEAGRFSFVALSQAQRTLLELRNAQIDAAVRYHILLTDIERMTVSAGVSSP, encoded by the coding sequence GTGTTTTCTTTACGCTGTCTGTGCCTCCTGCTGCTGGCGGGCGGTTTCGGTGCGCCTGCGGTGGCGGGCGAGGCCCTTTCGCTGCCGCAAGCGGTGGCTCGTGCACTTGCGCACAACCCGGCCATTCGTGCCGGCGACCGGACCGTCGTCGCCGCCGAACGGCAGGCGGACCTTGCCGGTCTTGCGCCGCCCTGGGTGGTGGGGGCGGAGGTGGAGAACGTGGCCGGCAGCGGATCGCTGGCCGGCGTCGGAGCGGCAGAGACCACCTTGCGGCTGGGCCGTGTCCTCGAACGGGGCGGCAAGCGCGACGCTCGCGTGGCCGCGGGTGCCATCGACATCGAGCGGTCGCGCAATGCGCTGGAACAGGTCCGTCTGGAGCTGGCCACCGAGGCCGCACGGCGCTTCGTCGAAGTGCTCGCCGACCAGGCGCGCACCACCCTGGCGGCGCAGGACCTCGCCCTCGCGCACGAGCTGACGGCGACCGTGCGGCGCTGGGTGCAGGCCGGCCGCAGTCCGGAGTCGGACCTCGACCTGATGCAGATCGCCGAGGCGCGCGCCGACATCGAGGTGGAGCACGCGTCCCACGAGCTGGCCAGTGCTAGGGTCTCCCTGGCCGCGCTGTGGCATGCCGCCGAGCCTGATTTCGACGCGGTGGCCGGCAACCTGTTCGAGTTGCCCGCGGTACCGTCGTATGCAGCCCTCATTTCGCGCCTGCCCGACAACCCCGCTTTGCGCGGCCTGGCGCTGGACGCGCACGCGGCACGGGCGCGCGAGCGCGTCGCCGCCGCCAGCGCCAAGCCGGACGTTACCTGGCACGTCGGCGTGCGGCGGCTGTCGACGTTCAACGACACGGCGCTGATCGCCGGGGTATCGCTGCCGCTGGGCAGTGCCGGACGCTCGGCGCTCAGCGTAGCCCAGTCGGAGGCCGAGACCGAGGCGGCCGACGCGCGCGCACAGGCGCAGCAGATGGACGTGCGCCAGCGGCTGTTCTCCGCGTACCAGGAAATGGTCCACGCGCGTACCGCCTTCGAGGCGCATCGCGACCGCATGATCCCGAAGGCCGAAGCCGCGCTGGCGCTGACCCGCAAGGGTTTCGAGGCGGGGCGCTTCAGCTTCGTCGCGCTGTCGCAGGCCCAGCGCACGCTGCTCGAACTGCGCAACGCGCAGATCGACGCCGCCGTCCGTTACCACATCTTGTTGACCGACATCGAACGGATGACGGTCTCGGCCGGAGTTTCGTCGCCATGA
- a CDS encoding efflux RND transporter periplasmic adaptor subunit encodes MKRIALVLLVLATVALGACGDRAAHEPAAGEHAAADAFERGPHNGRLLRDGSFALEVTVYEAGVPPEFRLYGYRDGKLLPPDALQPLIEIRRLDGETTRFTFRPEGDALVADGTVIEPHSFDVKVSAVHAGKTHAWNYASYEGRVTIPAAIAVASGVKTSVAGPATIRDVLPLMGRVAIDRSRQAMVRARFPGIVRSVPVNLGDRVRRGQTLATVEGNDSMRSYTVTAPLDGVVLARNTNVGDVAGEAPLFEIADLSSVWVELHAVGRDADRLRPGQAVRVRPASGGEALATRIDALVPVTHMGTSVVARARILNPDGAWRPGMAVVGDVTVAQREVPLAVKVSGLQRFRDFTVVFARVGDTYEVRMLELGARDAGAVEVLGGLKPGTAYVSEQSFLIRADIEKSGASHDH; translated from the coding sequence ATCAAGCGCATTGCACTGGTACTGCTGGTTCTCGCCACTGTTGCCCTTGGCGCCTGCGGCGATCGTGCCGCGCATGAACCGGCCGCAGGCGAACACGCTGCCGCCGATGCGTTCGAGCGCGGCCCGCACAACGGCCGCCTGCTGCGCGACGGTTCGTTCGCACTCGAAGTCACCGTCTACGAAGCCGGCGTGCCGCCGGAGTTCCGCCTGTACGGCTATCGCGACGGCAAGCTGCTGCCGCCGGATGCGCTGCAGCCGTTGATCGAGATCAGACGTCTGGACGGCGAAACCACCCGCTTCACGTTCCGGCCCGAGGGCGACGCGCTGGTTGCCGACGGCACGGTGATCGAGCCGCATTCGTTCGACGTCAAGGTCAGTGCCGTCCACGCCGGCAAGACGCATGCGTGGAACTACGCCTCGTACGAAGGACGCGTCACGATCCCGGCGGCGATTGCCGTAGCGTCAGGAGTGAAAACCTCGGTGGCCGGCCCGGCCACGATCCGCGACGTGCTGCCGCTGATGGGGCGCGTGGCGATCGACCGCAGCCGCCAGGCGATGGTGCGCGCCCGTTTTCCGGGCATCGTGCGCAGCGTGCCGGTGAACCTGGGCGACCGCGTACGCCGCGGGCAGACGCTGGCCACGGTGGAAGGCAACGACAGCATGCGCAGCTATACCGTCACCGCACCGCTGGACGGCGTGGTGCTGGCGCGCAACACGAATGTCGGTGACGTCGCCGGTGAGGCGCCGCTGTTCGAGATCGCAGACCTGTCCTCGGTCTGGGTCGAACTGCATGCGGTCGGACGCGACGCCGACCGGCTGCGGCCGGGGCAGGCGGTGAGGGTGCGCCCGGCCAGCGGCGGCGAGGCGTTGGCGACCCGTATCGACGCCCTGGTACCGGTCACCCACATGGGCACCAGCGTGGTGGCCCGCGCACGCATCCTCAACCCGGACGGCGCCTGGCGTCCGGGTATGGCGGTGGTCGGGGATGTCACCGTCGCCCAGCGTGAAGTGCCGCTGGCGGTGAAGGTTTCGGGCCTGCAGCGCTTTCGCGACTTCACCGTGGTGTTCGCCCGGGTCGGCGACACCTATGAGGTGCGCATGCTGGAGCTGGGTGCGCGCGATGCCGGGGCGGTCGAGGTGCTCGGCGGCCTCAAGCCCGGCACGGCCTACGTGAGCGAGCAGAGTTTCCTCATCCGCGCGGACATCGAAAAGTCCGGCGCCAGCCACGACCACTGA
- a CDS encoding efflux RND transporter permease subunit: MLERLVRAAIAHRLLVLILALGLGALGAWNYSKLPIDAVPDITNVQVQINTEAPGYSPLEAERRLSYPIETALAGLPHLQQTRSIARYGLSQITAVFEDGTDVYFARQQVAERLKEVGTQLPPGVQPTLGPVATGLGEIFMYMVEAAPAARRADGQPWTPTDLRSLQDWVIRPQLRNLAGVTEVNTIGGFVRQFHVTPDPARLAAYGLSLVDVQQALERNNANVGAGYIERFGEQYLIRVPGQIADLDGLREVVIGQKDGVALRVRDVAEVAEGEELRTGAATENGHEAVLGTVFMLIGENSRIVAQRVAAELKTINASLPDGVSARTVYDRTLLVDRAIGTVQKNLVEGALLVIAVLFLLLGNLRAALITAAVIPLTMLMTISGMVGNGISGNLMSLGALDFGLIVDGAVIIVENCLRRFGEAQHRLGRMLRREERFALAASATAEVIKPSLFGLFIIAAVYLPIFSLSGVEGKMFHPMAFTVVIAITAAMALSLTFVPSAVAMFVTGRVAERENRVMLAVRRVYAPLLQRVMAWRIAVVAAATVLVVAAGLLAGRLGAEFIPDLDEGDIAVHALRIPGTGLNQAIGMQVQLEARIKQFPEVNHVFAKLGTADVATDPMPPSVADTYIIMKERKDWPDPRKPKTELVREMDAAVRAIPGNNYEFTQPVQMRMNELIAGVRAEVAVKVFGDDLDTLVALGERVEQVAAGVAGAADVKQEQSTGLPLLTIQPDRAALARYGLSVADLQDTVSIAMGGGPAGQVFEGDRRIDIVVRLPEAQRSRLEALGSLPIPLPARADPSAPITVPLGEVARIELSTGPNQISRESGKRRVVVTANVRDRDLGSFVAELRSAVAAGVTLPEGYWIDYGGTFEQLISASQRLQVVVPVVLLLIFGLLFMAFGSARDAAVIFSGVPLALTGGVLALWLRGIPFSISAGVGFIALSGVAVLNGVVLVSFIRRLLDEGHDLDSAIVEGALTRLRPVLMTALVASLGFVPMALNVGTGAEVQRPLATVVIGGILSSTLLTLLVLPALYRWVRGASEARRPVPAG, translated from the coding sequence ATGCTTGAACGACTTGTACGCGCCGCGATCGCGCATCGCCTGCTGGTGCTCATCCTGGCGCTGGGGCTGGGTGCACTTGGCGCCTGGAACTATTCGAAGCTGCCGATCGACGCAGTGCCCGACATCACCAACGTGCAGGTGCAGATCAACACCGAGGCGCCCGGCTATTCGCCGCTGGAAGCGGAACGGCGCCTGAGCTACCCGATCGAGACGGCGCTGGCGGGGCTGCCGCATCTGCAGCAGACGCGCTCGATCGCCCGTTACGGCCTGTCGCAGATCACCGCAGTGTTCGAGGACGGCACCGACGTGTACTTCGCGCGGCAGCAGGTGGCCGAACGGCTGAAGGAGGTCGGCACGCAACTGCCGCCGGGCGTGCAGCCGACGCTGGGGCCGGTGGCCACCGGCCTGGGCGAGATCTTCATGTACATGGTCGAGGCTGCTCCCGCTGCGCGGCGTGCCGACGGCCAGCCGTGGACGCCGACCGACCTGCGCTCACTGCAGGACTGGGTGATCCGGCCGCAGCTGCGCAACCTTGCCGGGGTGACCGAGGTGAACACGATTGGCGGCTTCGTGCGCCAGTTCCACGTCACCCCCGATCCGGCCCGGCTGGCTGCCTACGGGCTGAGCCTGGTCGACGTGCAACAGGCGCTGGAACGCAACAACGCGAATGTCGGTGCCGGTTATATCGAGCGGTTCGGCGAGCAGTACCTGATCCGTGTGCCTGGGCAGATCGCCGACCTCGATGGCCTGCGCGAGGTCGTGATCGGGCAGAAGGACGGCGTGGCACTGCGCGTGCGCGACGTGGCCGAAGTCGCCGAGGGCGAGGAACTGCGCACCGGTGCGGCGACCGAGAACGGTCACGAGGCCGTGCTGGGCACCGTGTTCATGCTGATCGGCGAGAACAGCCGCATCGTGGCCCAGCGGGTCGCGGCCGAGCTGAAGACGATCAACGCGAGCCTGCCCGACGGGGTCAGTGCACGCACGGTGTACGACCGCACGCTGCTGGTCGACCGGGCCATCGGCACGGTGCAGAAGAACCTGGTCGAAGGCGCGTTGCTGGTGATCGCGGTGCTGTTCCTGCTGCTGGGCAACCTGCGCGCGGCGCTGATCACCGCCGCGGTCATTCCGCTGACCATGCTGATGACGATCAGCGGCATGGTCGGCAACGGCATTTCCGGCAACCTGATGAGCCTGGGCGCGCTCGACTTCGGCCTGATCGTCGATGGCGCGGTGATCATCGTGGAGAACTGCCTGCGCCGCTTCGGCGAGGCGCAGCACCGCCTGGGCCGCATGCTGCGCCGGGAAGAGCGTTTCGCGCTGGCGGCGAGCGCTACGGCCGAGGTGATCAAGCCGAGCCTGTTCGGCCTGTTCATCATCGCCGCCGTGTACCTGCCGATCTTCAGTCTCTCGGGGGTCGAGGGAAAGATGTTCCACCCGATGGCGTTCACCGTGGTGATCGCAATCACCGCGGCGATGGCGCTGTCGCTGACCTTCGTGCCGTCGGCGGTGGCGATGTTCGTGACCGGCCGCGTGGCCGAGCGGGAGAACCGGGTGATGCTCGCGGTTCGCCGCGTCTACGCGCCGCTGCTGCAGCGGGTGATGGCGTGGCGAATCGCGGTGGTCGCCGCGGCGACCGTGCTGGTCGTCGCCGCCGGGCTGCTGGCCGGTCGGCTCGGCGCCGAATTCATCCCCGACCTGGACGAAGGCGACATCGCCGTGCATGCGCTGCGCATCCCGGGCACCGGGCTGAACCAGGCGATCGGCATGCAGGTGCAACTGGAAGCGCGCATCAAGCAGTTCCCGGAGGTCAACCACGTGTTCGCCAAGCTGGGCACCGCCGATGTGGCGACCGACCCGATGCCGCCGTCCGTCGCCGATACCTACATCATCATGAAGGAACGCAAGGACTGGCCCGATCCGCGCAAGCCCAAGACCGAACTGGTCCGCGAGATGGACGCGGCCGTGCGCGCCATCCCGGGCAACAACTACGAGTTCACGCAGCCGGTGCAGATGCGCATGAACGAGCTGATCGCCGGCGTGCGCGCGGAGGTGGCGGTCAAGGTCTTCGGCGACGACCTCGACACGCTGGTGGCGTTGGGCGAACGGGTGGAGCAGGTTGCCGCCGGCGTCGCCGGTGCCGCCGACGTCAAGCAGGAGCAATCCACCGGCCTGCCGCTGCTGACGATCCAGCCCGACCGCGCCGCGCTGGCCCGCTATGGGCTGTCCGTCGCCGACCTGCAGGACACGGTGTCCATCGCGATGGGCGGCGGCCCCGCCGGCCAGGTGTTCGAGGGCGATCGGCGCATCGACATCGTGGTGCGCCTGCCGGAGGCGCAGCGCAGCCGGCTGGAGGCGCTGGGTAGCTTGCCGATACCGCTGCCGGCGCGCGCTGATCCGTCCGCCCCCATCACGGTACCGCTGGGCGAGGTGGCGCGCATCGAACTGTCCACCGGGCCGAACCAGATCAGCCGCGAAAGCGGCAAGCGCCGGGTGGTGGTCACCGCCAACGTGCGCGACCGCGACCTGGGCTCGTTCGTGGCGGAGTTGCGCAGCGCCGTGGCCGCCGGGGTCACCCTGCCGGAGGGCTACTGGATCGACTACGGCGGCACCTTCGAGCAGTTGATCTCGGCCAGCCAGCGCCTGCAGGTGGTGGTTCCGGTCGTGCTGCTGCTGATCTTCGGCTTGCTGTTCATGGCGTTCGGTTCGGCGCGGGATGCCGCGGTGATCTTCAGCGGCGTGCCGCTGGCGCTGACCGGCGGCGTGCTGGCGCTGTGGCTGCGCGGCATCCCGTTCTCCATTTCCGCCGGCGTGGGCTTCATCGCGCTGTCGGGCGTGGCGGTGCTAAACGGCGTGGTGCTGGTGTCGTTCATCCGCCGCCTGCTCGACGAAGGCCATGACCTGGACAGTGCCATCGTCGAAGGTGCGCTGACCCGCCTGCGGCCGGTGCTGATGACCGCGCTGGTGGCATCGCTGGGTTTCGTGCCGATGGCGCTGAACGTGGGCACCGGCGCCGAAGTGCAACGTCCGCTGGCCACGGTGGTGATCGGCGGCATCCTGTCCTCGACGCTGCTGACCCTGCTGGTGCTGCCGGCGTTGTACCGCTGGGTGCGCGGTGCCAGCGAGGCACGCCGACCGGTGCCCGCCGGCTGA
- a CDS encoding DMT family transporter: protein MQPVNQARLQIHFCVLLWGFTAILGKLITLPALPLVWWRMLLVVAALLLMPRVWRGLRAMPARLIWAYAGIGVLVSLHWLTFYAAIKLSNASVGATCIALGPVFLAFIEPWIAKRRFDPRELLIGVAVVPGVVMVVGGVPHDMRAGIAVGVLSALFVAFFGSLNKRLVEHGDPLTVTFIELGTGTIFLTLIAPFIPHAGPAFMLPGAHDALLLLVLAFGCTLLPFTLALVALRHMSAFGTQMVTNLEPVYAIVLAIVLLGEQRELDGWFYAGVAVILAAVFMHPLMNRRARSTRQPELLGTTESHSLVD, encoded by the coding sequence ATGCAACCCGTCAACCAGGCCCGCCTGCAGATCCATTTCTGCGTGTTGCTGTGGGGTTTCACCGCAATCCTCGGCAAGCTGATCACGCTGCCCGCATTGCCGCTGGTGTGGTGGCGCATGCTGCTGGTGGTGGCGGCGCTGCTGCTGATGCCGCGGGTCTGGCGTGGTTTGCGCGCGATGCCGGCGCGGCTGATCTGGGCGTATGCCGGCATCGGCGTGCTGGTGTCGCTGCACTGGCTCACCTTCTACGCGGCGATCAAGCTGTCGAACGCCTCGGTCGGCGCCACCTGCATCGCGCTGGGTCCGGTGTTCCTGGCCTTCATCGAACCGTGGATCGCCAAGCGCCGGTTCGATCCGCGCGAGCTGCTGATCGGCGTGGCGGTGGTGCCGGGCGTGGTGATGGTGGTGGGCGGCGTGCCGCACGACATGCGTGCAGGGATCGCGGTGGGTGTGCTGTCGGCGCTGTTCGTGGCGTTCTTCGGCTCGCTCAACAAGCGCCTGGTCGAGCACGGCGACCCGCTCACGGTGACCTTCATCGAGCTGGGCACCGGCACCATCTTCCTCACCCTGATCGCGCCATTCATTCCGCACGCCGGCCCGGCCTTCATGCTGCCGGGCGCGCACGATGCGCTGCTGCTGCTGGTGCTCGCGTTCGGCTGCACCTTGCTGCCGTTCACGCTGGCGTTGGTGGCGCTGCGCCACATGAGCGCGTTCGGCACACAGATGGTGACCAACCTGGAGCCGGTCTACGCGATCGTGCTGGCGATCGTGCTGCTGGGCGAGCAGCGTGAGCTGGACGGCTGGTTCTATGCCGGCGTGGCGGTGATCCTGGCCGCAGTGTTCATGCACCCGCTGATGAACCGGCGCGCGCGCAGCACCAGGCAGCCCGAACTGCTCGGCACGACCGAAAGCCACTCCCTGGTCGACTGA